A window of the Actinobacillus genomosp. 1 genome harbors these coding sequences:
- the thiE gene encoding thiamine phosphate synthase: protein MYDIRQMLQLYFIAGTQDCPNPTEDRSQNLLLILEQALQAGITCFQFRDKSKNSLEDQPNAQKALAIQCRDLCRLYKVPFIVDDNVALAIEIDADGVHVGQKDMSPIMIRQMTDKPLIIGLSNNTLEDLWRSEQMIEVDYCGLGPVFPTNSKEKHNPPIGLDFVKKAREAGIRKPIVSIGGVKAEHVATLKQNGADGVAVITAISLASDVSQAVKRLL from the coding sequence ATGTACGATATTCGACAAATGCTCCAACTTTATTTTATTGCCGGCACGCAAGATTGTCCGAATCCGACCGAAGATCGAAGCCAAAATCTCTTGTTGATTTTAGAACAGGCATTGCAAGCGGGGATTACTTGCTTTCAATTTCGTGATAAAAGCAAAAACTCGCTGGAAGATCAGCCGAATGCGCAAAAAGCATTAGCGATTCAATGCCGTGATTTATGTCGCCTATACAAGGTTCCGTTTATTGTGGACGATAACGTGGCATTAGCGATCGAAATTGATGCGGACGGCGTACATGTCGGACAAAAAGATATGTCACCGATAATGATTCGTCAGATGACCGATAAACCTTTGATTATCGGCTTATCGAATAATACCTTAGAAGATCTTTGGCGTTCCGAGCAAATGATAGAAGTGGATTATTGCGGATTAGGTCCGGTCTTCCCGACCAATTCCAAAGAAAAACATAATCCGCCGATTGGTTTGGATTTTGTTAAAAAAGCCCGTGAAGCCGGGATTCGTAAGCCGATTGTTTCTATCGGCGGAGTGAAAGCCGAACACGTGGCAACCTTGAAACAAAACGGAGCGGACGGCGTAGCGGTAATTACTGCAATTAGTTTAGCTTCGGATGTTTCTCAAGCCGTCAAACGACTATTATAA
- the lepA gene encoding translation elongation factor 4, with amino-acid sequence MQNIRNFSIIAHIDHGKSTLSDRLIQTCGGLSDREMEAQVLDSMDLERERGITIKAQSVTLNYKAKDGETYQLNFIDTPGHVDFSYEVSRSLAACEGALLVVDAGQGVEAQTLANCYTAIEMDLEVVPILNKIDLPAAEPERVAEEIEDIVGIDAMDAVRCSAKTGVGIEDVLEDIVKKIPAPEGDPEAPLQALIIDSWFDNYLGVVSLVRVKNGSIKKGDKIKVMSTGQSYNVDRLGIFTPKQVDTTELKTGEVGWVVCAIKDILGAPVGDTLTHHHNSATEVLPGFKKVKPQVYAGLFPISSDDYEAFRDALGKLSLNDASLFYEPENSTALGFGFRCGFLGLLHMEIIQERLEREYDLDLITTAPTVVYEVLQTNGETIYVDSPAKLPPISNIDEIREPIAECNMLVPQEYLGNVITLCVEKRGVQTNMVYHGNQIALTYEIPMGEVVLDFFDRLKSTSRGYASLDYGFKRFQTADMVRVDIMINGDRVDALALIVHKDNAPYRGRELVEKMKELIPRQQFDIAIQAAIGNHIIARSTVKQLRKNVLAKCYGGDVSRKKKLLQKQKEGKKRMKSLGNVDVPQEAFLAILHVGKD; translated from the coding sequence ATGCAAAATATTCGTAACTTTTCAATTATTGCCCACATTGACCACGGTAAATCAACCTTATCCGACCGTTTAATCCAAACTTGCGGCGGCTTATCGGATCGTGAAATGGAAGCGCAAGTTTTAGACTCGATGGATTTAGAACGTGAACGCGGTATCACTATCAAAGCACAGAGCGTAACACTTAACTATAAAGCAAAAGACGGCGAAACTTATCAATTAAACTTTATCGATACACCGGGACACGTGGACTTCTCTTATGAAGTTTCTCGTTCGCTTGCCGCTTGTGAAGGGGCATTATTAGTGGTTGATGCCGGTCAAGGGGTAGAGGCGCAAACATTGGCAAACTGCTATACCGCAATTGAAATGGATCTCGAAGTGGTGCCGATTTTAAATAAAATCGACTTACCGGCGGCAGAACCGGAACGTGTGGCGGAAGAGATTGAAGACATCGTCGGGATTGATGCGATGGATGCGGTGCGTTGTTCAGCGAAAACCGGTGTAGGTATCGAAGATGTATTAGAAGACATTGTGAAAAAAATTCCGGCACCGGAAGGCGATCCTGAAGCACCGTTACAAGCACTGATTATCGACTCATGGTTCGATAACTACTTAGGCGTTGTTTCTTTAGTACGTGTGAAAAACGGCTCGATCAAAAAAGGTGACAAAATTAAAGTGATGAGTACCGGTCAATCATATAACGTTGATCGTTTAGGTATTTTTACGCCGAAACAAGTTGATACCACAGAATTGAAAACCGGCGAAGTGGGCTGGGTAGTGTGTGCGATTAAAGATATTTTAGGCGCACCTGTGGGCGATACCTTAACTCACCACCACAATTCGGCGACCGAAGTGTTACCGGGCTTTAAAAAAGTAAAACCGCAGGTCTATGCCGGTTTATTCCCGATTAGCTCGGACGATTATGAAGCATTCCGTGATGCACTAGGTAAATTAAGTCTGAATGACGCCTCGCTTTTCTATGAGCCGGAAAACTCAACCGCGCTAGGTTTCGGTTTCCGTTGCGGCTTCTTAGGCTTATTACATATGGAGATCATTCAAGAGCGTTTAGAACGTGAATATGATCTCGACTTAATTACCACCGCACCGACGGTAGTTTATGAAGTGTTACAAACCAACGGCGAAACCATTTATGTCGATAGCCCGGCAAAATTACCGCCGATTAGTAATATTGATGAAATTCGCGAGCCGATTGCCGAGTGTAATATGCTTGTGCCGCAAGAGTATTTAGGTAATGTAATTACGCTTTGTGTGGAAAAACGCGGCGTACAAACCAATATGGTCTATCACGGCAACCAAATCGCATTAACTTATGAAATCCCGATGGGAGAAGTGGTGTTAGACTTCTTCGACCGTTTAAAATCGACTTCTCGCGGTTATGCGTCTTTGGATTACGGTTTCAAACGTTTCCAAACGGCGGATATGGTGCGTGTCGATATTATGATCAATGGTGATCGAGTGGATGCGTTGGCATTAATCGTACATAAAGATAACGCGCCTTATCGTGGTCGTGAGCTAGTGGAAAAAATGAAAGAATTGATTCCGCGCCAACAATTCGATATTGCGATTCAAGCGGCAATCGGCAACCATATTATTGCTCGTTCGACCGTAAAACAATTAC